Genomic DNA from Misgurnus anguillicaudatus chromosome 18, ASM2758022v2, whole genome shotgun sequence:
CTATGAGGTCCACAAACTTCTTTCTATAACGCTCCAGAGGTGTCCACTCTGTTTGAGGAAAAGGAGCCTGAAGTCCTCTGGAACATTCATTTTTGGGTCCTGTAATCTGTCATGTAGCCTGTTCAAAGAAGATGAGGGAACCAGGAGATTTAGAtacaaataacttttatttacaaatgacTAGGAATAACACACGTGAGATAGTTTGGGTGCTCCTGGTTCTGTTTGGCAAattcacattcattttaaattagtaTAATATGCTGCTAATATTATACCTGACCCGTGGCAGAGGCACACATAAAAACAGCACCCTTCAAATTGAGATGTCCTTCGACAATGCATGATGATGACAAGGCAGCTGAGATATGCTGCCTTTCTAGGACGCATCCTCACATTTGAGAAACACCTGTAGAGTCAAGTTTacaaagttgtgtttgactccacccaacaggaagtcagtcATGTTGGATGGAATGTGGAACTTACAAATGTTTACTGAGAGATTCAAGGGGCTTATGAATCTgctgaaaaatatgaaatttctAACACAAGCGCTTGAGATTTGAACGCACAACTCTGCATTATTGGTTCTGCAGGGCCACCCAagaataaaatttaatttttaataccacatttaaaagctaaaatgtatagtattgttttaaaaaataaaatgtttaaatatttttagatgAAGAAAAGCTGCAGGACAGTATTGTAACCGCTTGCTATGTTATTTATCCTCCACTTATCGTCCAAATGACTTAATGTAACATAATGAATACTTTTTTTTCAATTGAACCTCTCTCCATTTTAAATGCACAGAACCCTACAGACTTATGGAGACCCTTTATAACTacatttcatatacagtttgtaaatgaatattttatacacacacacacacacacacacacacacacacacacacacacacacacacacacacttatgtTTAGTTATGATGCAATGTCTGTGTTTATCACAAAAAGGCACAGCAGCACCCTGGAGTCTTATTATAATTTCTTACTTTTAACAACATTTACCTCTCAAAGGTCTTCACCTCTGATTGTTGACAGTCACTTATCCAGGTGTCACAGATTTGCTGTCACATCTTGCATCAGATAAACCCTGTTTGTTTGAGCATGGAGGATCTTAGTGTTCAACCCTAAATGCattcaaatgtattaaataaccttggaatcaattaaataaaagttgaccttttgtaccatttaaaactggttttacagtgtgtttacTTTTTCTTTATTATGGTGCAGTTATCAGACCACAGCAGTCTGGGATTTATGGATGCAAACACCTGATATGTCAGAATCATATATAAGCCATCATCTGGCCTTATTCTACCATATTTAGCTTTAAACTATTAGAAATACTTGAAGAGAATATCTTAAAAGGCTTTTTTCCAGTGAGTAAAATAGCAGATTGTTGGAGAATCATAACACATAAAAATACATCTTAGATCTAACATTGTTTGACAGTTTTTGTTCATTGTGTTGTTAAACTCCTGTTTATTATAAAACTGATTTAATATGTATGATGTTCTCATTGAGATCATTACAGACCTGCAGGCTGCTTTGTTTTTTTAGACTGTATCAAATATTTACTCTATGTTTGCAGTAGTGTCAAATTagcaaaatatttattcataaataaactttagcatgtgaaactactttaaaatgttaaactttATTCTAAGTAATTTATTACCTCAAATCAACACTACCAGCTTCACAATATTTACTCAGTCATGGATTATCAGAAACTGTATTCATTCAATGTCAGAGTATGTGCATGATTAAATCCACAGATATAAGTGGATATGAGAGTCTTAATAGGATTGAggactaggccactccaaagtcatcattttatttttcttcagccattcagaggtggacttgctggATTGTTTTGGGTCAGTGACTTGCTGCAGAAACCAAGTTCGCTTAAGCTTGAGGTCACGAACAGATGGCTGGACATTGATCTTCAGGACTTTTTGGTAGACAGTTCATTTATCACAGCAAGTCTTCAAGGTCCTAAAGTGGCAAAACAGCCCCAGACCATCACATTACCACCAACATATTTTACTGTTAATATGATGTTCTTTTTCTGAAATTTGGTGTTACTTTTACGGCAGACAAAATGGACACACACCTttcaaaaagttaaaaaactcttggggatcatcaagatgttttctggCAAAACTGAGACAAgcctttgttttatttttttctcagcAGCGGTTTTCGTTTAGGAAATCTGCCAGGCAGACCATTTTTACCACTTTTATGGTGGAATCATGAACACTGACCTTAACTGAGGCAAATGAGGCCTGCAGTTCTTTGGATGCTGTTGTGCGATCTTTTGTGACCTCTTGGAGCTTTTGGGGTAATTTTGTTCAGCTGGCCACTTCTGGAAAGGTTCTCCACTGTTCCATGTTTTTTCCATTTGTGGATAATGGCTCTCACTGTAGTTCACTGAAGTCTTAAAGCTTAAGATAATGGCTTTACAATATCAGTGTttattacacaaacacacaacagcaCCCAGGAGTCTTCTTATAACGTTTCACTTTTGACAACATTTACCTATGAAAGGTCATCAACTCTTATTGTTGACAGTCACTTATCTAGATCTCAGATCAATTCTTTTTTATTACTCCTCATCTTACTTTGCATTGAATggctttgaatttttttatatatatcttTAATCACTTAAAAAGCACATTTGACTGTTTGTTCCTTGTAAACTAGTGTTACAGTGCCTTTACTATGGTTCAGTCACCAGACCATAGGATCATAGCCGGGATTTGTGACCTGATATGTACACTGAATAGACTATAATCATAACTGAACTTTCATCTTTAATAGTCAATATTTGAAATACTTGAAGAAAATATCTTGAAAAACTTTTCTTCCAGTAAGTTACCTTCCCTATGGTTATAATTTATAAACATATACTATTTAAATCATGACTTTATTCATGTATAAATAAACAGTTGTCATTTCCTCTGAATGccacagtttgtgttgtttaaactctGCAGTTTATTATAATAACTGATCTAATATGTATGATGATCCTATTGAGATCAGTACAGGCCTGGAGGTTTTGGGACTCAaatttttactgtatgttttcaataatttcaaatattttatcaTTCATAAATTATAGCATTTGAAAGTACATTAAGAGAATGATTAACTTTATTATAAAGAATTATATAACTACCAGCTTAACAACATTTATTCGGTCACTGGGTATTATTTATCTACAGAAACTGTATTCATTCAAATGTCAGAGTATGTGAATGATTGAATCCACAGATATAAGTGAATATGAGAGTCTTAAAGGCCTTCTGAAAACGAggataaaaaaatccatagatcAAAGGATTACAAGCTGAGTTAAAATATGCAAGCCAAACTAAAACATCAAAAACATCAGCTGGGATCACAAAACTTAGGAAAGGATCAACTGCAGTGGCAATAGAATAAGGCAGGcagcaaagaaaaaaaactcCCATAACAAGAGCCAGAGTTTTAGCtgcttttctttctctgtgtgcAGAGCTTTGACTGTTAACACCTGTGGTGGTCACAGACACTTTCTCTGACAAAACCTTTGCATGTTTTTTCACAACGTTGAATATGATGATATACAGAGAGCTCATTATAGTTCCtggaataataaataacaagatTACACCAGTTAGTGCCCATTCTTTGTTAAAAAACAGAACACAGCCACCAAAACAAGACATCTGTAATATAAAAGCTTCAAGACCAACAGCATTAACCCCTGAAAACACAACAGAAAAGCAGTACACAAATGAAAAGATCCATGTAAAGGTGATTAATACAGTCACAGTGTTGTTTGTGATCCTCATTTTGTACTTCAGAGGGTCACAGATGGCCCAGTATCTATCAATAGATATTAAACTAAGATGTAACAAAGAAGAGAAACAGAGGGTCATGTCCAAACTAgaataaactttacaaataACATCTCCCAAAAACCAGCAGCCCTCGACAGATCGCACCATACCATAGGGCATCACCAGTGAACCCAGCAGACAGTCACACACAGCCAATGACTGAACGATCAGATGAGTTGGAGACTGAAGCTGTTTGAAGTGAGAGATGGAGATGATGATCAGCAGATTCCCAAAAACTGTCATGAGGATCATGAGTGAAATGAAAGCGTATATTGCCACTTTAACCACAGTGAGACGATGAGCTCTAGGACAAGAGTCTGGATGTAAAGGATAACACAGGAGAATATTCTCAGTTTCATTGAGAGACATCGCATCTGAGAGGACTTTCTTAGTAATTGTAAGTGGACAGACAATTATAACCCAAAGTTTAAACAGAATCATTTTAGATATTACAACATGGTTAAGGCAAATATATAAAgaaacataaacataaatacAATACATGTCTATACAATCTAACTTCCTTAATGAACATGAAATAGCTCAGATGTGTTCATATATACAGTTCAGGTCAGGTCTCAACTCCCCCAAGCTGTATACGTAACTAACTGATACACAAACATTGTGACTCATGAGATTAGAATAAAAAACTGAACTGTGTTTTCTGAATTAAAGGTCAATGGGGGTATAATGGAGGGGTTATAGATTTGTGGTGGCGATTTGCATATTAGGAAGTACATGGACAAATGTGTAGGGCATAAGGGTGTGCAGgcaaaatattttagataataTTTGTGATTTTGCCGATAATGATAACTAGGGATGTCAAAATTCTTAATATAATATTGATTTGGTCGTTACACCCATCACTGTCCAATGCACACATGTAAATTGCGGGGTTCCGGTTGTATCCGTCCAACTCTGTCTGTATTATTATTCCCTGCACATCTGTTTGTGTCTGCATTTTATTTCTTATCCAGTGGtacattcaatacaaatataagccaaCAATTCTGATTCATATGTAAaagattttgtgttttaaatggCAAAGTTATCTTACTTTACTTTAAGAGTGTCATGTCTcatgtatgtttattttcaaatttatcaaaagttgatttatttgataaaaaaatcgACCCCTGAAGCTAACCCTAAGACCCTTGCTTTCCCCAAGCCTGGTCCTTCCTTCTTAACCAAAGCCAGAAGCTTCCCTGCTCAGCCTCCTTGGACAGATCTTTCAAGGCCTTTTTAATTTGGGGGCTGTGACTCCCATGTTATTCAGGAAGTGCTGGGTGGAAGCTCCCACAGCCCCCCTACAGCCAACCTCCACCAGGTAGCTAACAGCAGACCACCCAGCCTCTCTGCATTCAGCTGTGAGGTCGAGGTACGGTAGCAGCTTTTTTCACTCTCAAAGGCTGCTTCCATTTCTTCCTCCCATGGGACAGTAACCTCCACCAAGATTACTACCCGGGCTGTGTCAGACCAGAGAATGATGTCTGGTCAAAAGTTGGCTGTGGTGATCTCTATTGGAAACCTCAACTGTCGGTCAAGATCCACTCTCAGGTTCCACTCACAACGTGAGCACCTCCTCCCTCTCTGAAGAAATGGATCAGCCACCTTGGTGTATGTGCCAGGGACTCCTTGGCGGTTTGGCCAGGAAGGCCATATCCTTACCTCCACTATGCCATTAAGCTACTCCTTGAAACCATTCCCCCAGAGGccatattttttttgtaactgaTATCCCTTGCCACTAATGGCCACAGCAGTTGAAATTCTTTAAGAAGCTTTCATGTTCACTAAGCTTGATTTGTGCAATGCCTACAATCTTGTGCGCATCAGACGAGGAGATGATTGAAAGACCACCTTCAACATACACACTGGACACTATGAATAGTTAGTCATGCCTTTTGGCCTCACTAATGCTCCTGCAGTCTTTTATGCACTCACTACTTAGACACTACTCAGACATGCTTAACCAATTTGTGTTTGTCTACATAGATGATATCCGCATCTTCTCAAGGTCCTTCCAAGAGCACGTCTCAACTTTAATACAGGCGGCTCCTCAAGTCAACAATGCCGAATTCTTCTCAACATACCAATCCCATTTGTATGTACAACTTTAGAAATGTCTTCAAGCCTTGTCATATACAAATTGAccctcaaaatgttcaagtagTTGTGGATTGGTCAAATTTTCTGAAATGTTTTTacaaagtaatgcaagttacttttcagtttaattaatttgataaaaaaatacatactgaattaaactaaacatagtcacattatgcacacatgtctgtgtgggaacagtttgactcagaaactgagatggcaggccagagctcgagaTTTTTGTGAGGAAATAAGCactttctgaatgcagaactttttggtcataaaaacacatcaaagaccaagaaaaagtaaagcaaaagtaacacaaaagtaactaaaaagaaacgtaagcattactttccatgaaaagtaacgcaattagtacGTTTTTGGgcagtaacttaatattgtaatgcattacttttaaaagtaactttccccaaaacTGGATGTAATGTCTGTgtttattacaaaaacacacagcaacacacatgagttttattataatttttcacTTTTAACAACATTAACCTCTCATAGTTGACAGTCACTTATTTAGTTGTCATAGATTTGATGTCATGTCTCATATCAGATCAATCCGTAATTACTACTCCTTATCTTACTTTGCTTTAAATGGCTttgaaatttctttaaaatatctttagtCACCTGTAATGCACATTTGATTGTTTGTTTCTTGTAAACTGGTGTAACAGTGCCTTTACTATGGTTCAGTCACCAGACCATAAGATCATAGACCTGGATTTATGACCTGATATGCACATTGAGTAGACTATAATCATATCTTAACTTTCATCTGGTTTTATTCCAGGTTGTTTACCCTTTAACAGTCACTAATAAAAATACTTGAAGAAAATTTCTTGAAAAAATGTCTTCCAGTACCTTCACTATGGTTATAATTCAGAAACATATACAGTATTATCTGAATCATGAGTTTATTCATGTATGATTAAACAGCTGTCATTTCCTCTGAATACTTTTGTATTAAACATCATTTTGGGTTTAAATATATTATCTAACATATAGACTATTGAGGTCAGGACGTTAAAAGACAAGTTAAAACATTTGCCTTATAGATCTCAGATCTAAAACTGTCTGGCACAGACCTCTGCTATTAATTATTATGACGTATCTAAATATGTATGATGTTTCCAATGTGATCATTATAGGCCTGGCGTTTTAGGACTtacatttttactgttttgttaaataatgtcAAAAAGGCAAATTATTTAATCATACATAAACTATAGCATGTGAAACTACATAAAGAGAATGATAGATGATTTAAATATCAAACtaaatattagaaaatattaGAAATCTTCACCACCAGCTTCACAACATTTATTCAGTTGTTGGTTAATATTTATCTACAGAAAACTGTATTCAAACTGTATTCATTCAAATGTCAGAGTATGTGAATGATTGAAACCACAGATATACGTGTATATAAGAGTCTTAAAGGCCTTCTGAAAGTGAggataaaaaaatccatagatcAAAGGATTACAAGCTGAGTTAAAATATGCAAACCAAACTAAAGCATCAAAAACATTAGCTGGGGTCACAAAATTAAGGAAAGGATCAACAGCAGTGGCAATAGAATAAGGCAGCCAGCAGATAAAGAAAACGCCCATAACAAGAGCCAGAGTTTTAGCtgcttttctttctctgtgtgcAGAGCTTTGACTGTTAACACCTGTGGTGGTCACAGACACTTTCACTGACAAAACCTTTGCGTGTTTTTTCACAACATTGAATATGATGATATACAGAGAGCTCATTATAGTTCCtggaataataaataacaagatTACACCAGTTAGTGCCCATTCTTTGTTAAAAAACAGAACACAGCCACCAAAACAAGACATCTGTAATACTAAAGCTTCAAGACCAACAGCATTCACCCCTGAAAACACAACAGAAAAGCTGTACACAAATGTAAAGATCCATGTTAAGGTGATTAATACAGTCACAGTGTTGTCTGTTATCCTCATTTTGTACCTCAGAGGGTCACAGATGGCCCAGTATCTATCAATAGATATTAAACTAAGATGTATTAAAGAAGAGAAACACAAGGTCATATCCAAACTAGAATGAACTCTACAAATAACATCTCCCAAAAACCAGCAGCCTTCGACAGATCGCATCATACTGTAGGGCATCACCAGTAAACCCAGCAGACAGTCACACACAGCCAATGCCTGAATGATCAGATGAGTTGGAGACTGAAGCTGTTTGAAATGAGAGATGGAGATGATGATCAGCAGATTCCCAAAAACTGTCATGAGGATCATGAGTGAAATTAAAGCGTATATTGTCACTTTAACAACAGTGAGACGATGAGCTCTATGACAAGAGTCTGGATGTAAAGGATAACACAGGAGAATATTCTCAGTCTCATTGAAATACATCACATCTGAGAGGACTTCCTTAGTAATTGAAAATGGACAGACAATTATAACCCAAAGCTTAAACAGAATCATTTTAGATTTTACAACATGGTTAAGGCAAATATATAAAGAAACATGAACATAAATACAGTACATGTCTATTCAATCTAACTTCCTAAATAAACGTGATATAGCTCAGATGTGTTCATATATACAGCTCAGGTCAGGTCTCAACCCCCCCAAGCTGTATACGTAACTAACTGATACACAAACATTGTGACTCCTGAGATTAGAATAAACAAACTGAACTGTGTTTTCTGACTTAAAGGTCAATGGGGGTGTAATGGAGGGGTTATAGATATGTAGTGGCGATTTACATATTAGGAAGTACATGGACAAATGTGTAGGGCATGGGCTGTGCAGGCTAAACATTTTAGATAATATCTGTGATTTTGCTGATAACAATTACTAGGGATGCCACATTCTTATTATAATATTGAATCATTCGTTACACCCATCACTGTCCAATGCACGCATGTAAATTGCAGTTTTCTGGTTTTATTGGTCCAACTCCGTCCATTTTATTATTCCCTGCGCATCTGTTTGTGTCTGCATATCCACACACCTCCCTGCTTCAGGCACTATAGGCTTTGTTTATACTCTGTAATGACACAATAAAGTGGAGGAAGCAAGCGCAGGCGAtcaacacagatttattgtaaatgatGGTAAGAACAGAGAAACAACAGAACATGTGACAGAGTCCAGGATGTTGGCGATGGTGATCAAAGGTCTACGGTGGCTGAAGAGTGATGAA
This window encodes:
- the LOC141350351 gene encoding trace amine-associated receptor 4-like codes for the protein MSLNETENILLCYPLHPDSCPRAHRLTVVKVAIYAFISLMILMTVFGNLLIIISISHFKQLQSPTHLIVQSLAVCDCLLGSLVMPYGMVRSVEGCWFLGDVICKVYSSLDMTLCFSSLLHLSLISIDRYWAICDPLKYKMRITNNTVTVLITFTWIFSFVYCFSVVFSGVNAVGLEAFILQMSCFGGCVLFFNKEWALTGVILLFIIPGTIMSSLYIIIFNVVKKHAKVLSEKVSVTTTGVNSQSSAHRERKAAKTLALVMGVFFLCCLPYSIATAVDPFLSFVIPADVFDVLVWLAYFNSACNPLIYGFFYPRFQKAFKTLIFTYICGFNHSHTLTFE
- the LOC141350352 gene encoding trace amine-associated receptor 4-like codes for the protein MYFNETENILLCYPLHPDSCHRAHRLTVVKVTIYALISLMILMTVFGNLLIIISISHFKQLQSPTHLIIQALAVCDCLLGLLVMPYSMMRSVEGCWFLGDVICRVHSSLDMTLCFSSLIHLSLISIDRYWAICDPLRYKMRITDNTVTVLITLTWIFTFVYSFSVVFSGVNAVGLEALVLQMSCFGGCVLFFNKEWALTGVILLFIIPGTIMSSLYIIIFNVVKKHAKVLSVKVSVTTTGVNSQSSAHRERKAAKTLALVMGVFFICWLPYSIATAVDPFLNFVTPANVFDALVWFAYFNSACNPLIYGFFYPHFQKAFKTLIYTYICGFNHSHTLTFE